In one Salipiger abyssi genomic region, the following are encoded:
- a CDS encoding GNAT family N-acetyltransferase, giving the protein MQIRDATGADLPGILEIYNDAVRNTAAIWNETPVDLENRRAWWQARTAQGYPVLVACDGAQVLAYASFGDWRDWEGYRHTVEHSIYVRAEARGRGIATRLLPELIARASGIGKHVMVAGIESGNKASIRLHQAHGFEITGEMREVGAKFGRWLDLTFMQRLLDARPTPEARP; this is encoded by the coding sequence ATGCAGATACGCGACGCGACCGGGGCCGACCTGCCCGGCATTCTGGAGATCTATAACGACGCGGTGCGCAACACCGCCGCGATCTGGAACGAGACGCCGGTCGATCTGGAGAACCGTCGCGCCTGGTGGCAGGCCCGGACGGCGCAGGGCTATCCGGTTCTGGTGGCCTGCGACGGGGCGCAAGTGCTGGCCTATGCGAGCTTCGGCGACTGGCGCGACTGGGAGGGCTACCGCCACACGGTGGAGCATTCGATCTATGTGCGCGCCGAAGCGCGCGGGCGCGGCATCGCCACGCGGCTGCTGCCCGAACTGATCGCCCGCGCCAGCGGGATCGGCAAACATGTGATGGTGGCCGGGATAGAAAGCGGCAACAAGGCCTCGATCCGGCTGCATCAGGCGCATGGTTTCGAGATCACCGGCGAGATGCGAGAGGTCGGCGCGAAATTCGGCCGCTGGCTCGACCTGACCTTCATGCAGCGCCTGCTGGATGCGCGCCCGACACCGGAAGCGCGGCCATGA
- a CDS encoding DMT family transporter, giving the protein MSPLATLLLLAAAGSALVLQNALMLEARAVSGSVWVALWLNSAVGLVVLTATALGTDGPAAFARLAQGRLWLLLLPGLLGTFFVFASLTGYARLGATLTISALVSAQVLAGLGYDLWRGVQLGTAQIVGLVLLIGGIVLIFGTKS; this is encoded by the coding sequence ATGAGCCCGCTCGCGACCCTGCTGCTGCTCGCCGCCGCCGGCAGCGCGCTGGTGCTACAAAACGCGCTGATGCTGGAGGCGCGCGCGGTCTCCGGATCGGTCTGGGTGGCGCTCTGGCTGAACTCGGCGGTGGGGCTGGTGGTGCTGACCGCCACCGCGCTCGGCACCGACGGGCCGGCAGCTTTTGCACGGCTGGCCCAGGGGCGGCTTTGGCTGCTGCTGCTGCCCGGGCTGCTGGGCACATTCTTCGTCTTCGCGAGCCTGACGGGCTATGCCCGGCTGGGCGCCACGCTGACGATCTCGGCACTGGTCTCGGCGCAGGTTCTGGCCGGGCTCGGTTACGATCTCTGGCGCGGCGTGCAGCTTGGCACAGCACAGATCGTCGGGCTGGTGCTCCTGATCGGCGGGATCGTTCTGATCTTCGGCACGAAGAGCTGA
- a CDS encoding helix-turn-helix domain-containing protein, which yields MTEGLGQKIRAERDRRGWSLTDLAERSAVSRAMINRIERGESSPTATVLGRLSGAFGLTMSELLAAPAQAATRLSRAGDPARLWQDPETGYLRERIAAPAGEGRGLDIVRVTLPPGARVDFPPEAYSFLMQSVWVLSGRLLFEEGETRWQLGPDDCLTLGAPQRCAFVNPGQEACVYAVVIARV from the coding sequence ATGACGGAAGGTCTAGGGCAAAAGATCCGCGCGGAGCGGGACAGGCGCGGCTGGTCGCTGACCGATCTCGCGGAGCGTTCGGCGGTGTCGCGCGCCATGATCAACCGCATCGAGCGCGGCGAGAGCAGCCCCACCGCCACGGTGTTGGGGCGGCTGTCGGGGGCGTTCGGGCTCACCATGTCGGAGCTGCTGGCGGCACCGGCGCAGGCGGCGACGCGGCTGTCGCGGGCGGGCGATCCGGCGCGGCTCTGGCAGGATCCGGAAACCGGCTATCTGCGCGAACGCATCGCCGCGCCGGCGGGCGAGGGGCGGGGACTCGACATCGTCCGCGTGACCCTGCCGCCCGGCGCGCGGGTGGATTTCCCGCCCGAGGCCTACAGCTTTCTGATGCAGTCGGTCTGGGTGCTCTCGGGGCGGTTGCTGTTCGAAGAGGGGGAGACGCGCTGGCAGCTCGGCCCCGACGACTGCCTGACGCTGGGCGCGCCGCAGCGCTGCGCCTTTGTCAATCCGGGGCAGGAGGCCTGTGTCTACGCGGTGGTGATTGCGCGGGTCTGA
- a CDS encoding 3'-5' exonuclease, translating into MSKLGLRLRIFLFFGLLALGGSAAVLLALWAGHARVAETSVADGFVFAAIVAVLALLALSVGVWLLFDENVAKPIEKLAAEMRMRAHAGVSREVDTHAARYLGDLAHAARAVSERLTEGTLDSAQRVALETERLSIEKARLTALLTEIPVAMILVSPRGQIVLYDGQAAEVLAQLHVPRLNAPLSDYFEASGLEAAVTRMHKTGREVRFTAEGVDGAQSYDARLKPMEGGGYMMVIEGAETHMPPEAERPLVYDFDLLNHDAPASIEDTPLSALSYTVFDTETTGLLPHKDEVVQIGAVRVLNGRIVPGEVIDQLVDPGVPIPPSSTRVHKVTDAMVRGKPDIAEAGRRFHRFAKGSVIVAHNAPFDMAFLRRHRDRMGVVWDHPILDTVLLSAVLFGASQTHTLDALCERLGVEIPAALRHTALGDAHATAQVLVRMLPMLEARGMTRFGAVLDETRKHGRLLEDLN; encoded by the coding sequence ATGAGCAAGCTCGGCCTGCGGCTGCGGATCTTCCTGTTCTTCGGGCTGCTCGCGCTCGGCGGCAGCGCGGCGGTGCTGCTGGCGCTCTGGGCCGGGCATGCGCGCGTGGCGGAAACCTCCGTCGCCGACGGCTTTGTCTTTGCCGCCATCGTCGCGGTGCTGGCGCTGCTGGCGCTCAGCGTCGGGGTCTGGCTGCTCTTCGACGAGAATGTCGCCAAGCCCATCGAGAAGCTCGCCGCCGAGATGCGCATGCGCGCCCACGCCGGGGTATCGCGCGAGGTCGACACCCATGCGGCGCGCTATCTCGGCGATCTCGCCCATGCCGCCCGCGCGGTCTCCGAGCGGCTGACCGAGGGTACGCTCGACAGCGCGCAGCGGGTGGCGTTGGAGACCGAGCGGCTGAGCATCGAAAAGGCCCGGCTCACCGCGCTGCTGACCGAGATCCCGGTGGCGATGATCCTGGTGAGCCCGCGCGGGCAGATCGTGCTCTATGACGGTCAGGCGGCGGAGGTGCTGGCACAGCTGCATGTGCCACGCCTGAACGCGCCGCTGTCGGATTATTTCGAGGCATCGGGGCTGGAGGCCGCGGTGACCCGGATGCACAAGACCGGGCGCGAGGTGCGCTTTACCGCCGAGGGGGTGGACGGCGCGCAGAGCTATGACGCGCGGCTGAAGCCGATGGAGGGCGGCGGCTACATGATGGTGATCGAGGGTGCCGAGACGCACATGCCGCCAGAGGCCGAGCGCCCGCTGGTCTATGATTTCGACCTGCTGAACCATGATGCCCCCGCCAGCATCGAGGACACGCCGCTCTCGGCGCTGAGCTACACGGTGTTCGATACCGAGACCACGGGGCTCTTGCCGCACAAGGACGAGGTGGTGCAGATCGGCGCGGTGCGGGTGCTGAACGGGCGCATCGTGCCCGGCGAGGTGATCGACCAGCTGGTCGATCCGGGGGTTCCGATCCCGCCCAGCTCGACCCGGGTGCACAAGGTGACCGACGCCATGGTGCGCGGCAAGCCCGATATCGCCGAGGCCGGGCGGCGCTTTCACCGCTTTGCCAAGGGCTCGGTCATCGTGGCGCATAACGCGCCCTTCGACATGGCCTTCCTGCGCCGCCACCGCGACCGCATGGGCGTGGTCTGGGACCATCCGATCCTCGATACGGTGCTGCTCTCGGCGGTGCTGTTCGGCGCCAGCCAGACCCACACGCTGGATGCGCTTTGCGAGCGGCTGGGCGTCGAGATCCCGGCGGCGCTGCGCCACACCGCGCTGGGGGATGCCCATGCCACGGCGCAGGTGCTGGTCAGGATGCTGCCGATGCTGGAGGCGCGCGGGATGACCCGTTTCGGCGCGGTGCTGGACGAGACGCGCAAACATGGCCGGCTGCTGGAAGACCTGAACTGA
- a CDS encoding helix-turn-helix domain-containing protein, which yields MDAGFLTMLSLLGAPLRARLFALLVARLPHAMGAGEIARALSVPPSTLSAHLAALSDAGLLERSRDGPSRFYRAAPERLGEALGWAAEDLCLGRAGRGARRLPPVPRLLFLCEDNAALSLMAEALARRRLAGRVQAASAGLTPAPSADPLTLALLAQRRHDLAALYPKPPGAAAPPDLVIALGPRAADSLPLAGLSALCAYWPLTPPPAKGPLIPRAIALHAAYRALNSRITALRRLPPGGLPRAAAQAALDDLSSGLPAAGHVCASRPAPRRNGSSRAPPASAAS from the coding sequence ATGGATGCGGGCTTTCTCACCATGCTGTCTCTGCTCGGCGCGCCATTGCGGGCGCGGCTCTTTGCGCTGCTGGTGGCGCGGCTGCCGCATGCGATGGGCGCGGGAGAGATCGCCCGCGCGCTGTCCGTCCCGCCCTCGACCCTCTCGGCGCATCTCGCGGCGCTGAGCGATGCGGGGCTGCTGGAACGGTCGCGCGATGGCCCCTCGCGATTCTACCGCGCGGCGCCGGAGCGGCTGGGCGAGGCGCTGGGCTGGGCGGCGGAGGATCTCTGCCTCGGGCGGGCCGGGCGCGGGGCGCGCCGCCTGCCGCCCGTGCCGCGCCTGCTGTTTCTCTGCGAGGACAATGCCGCGCTGTCGCTGATGGCGGAGGCGCTGGCGCGCCGCCGGCTGGCGGGGCGGGTCCAGGCGGCCTCGGCGGGGCTGACGCCCGCGCCCTCGGCCGATCCGCTGACGCTGGCGCTGCTGGCGCAGCGCCGTCACGATCTTGCGGCGCTCTATCCGAAACCGCCCGGGGCGGCTGCGCCGCCCGATCTCGTGATCGCGCTGGGGCCGCGCGCCGCCGATTCGCTGCCGCTGGCGGGCCTGTCGGCGCTGTGCGCCTATTGGCCGCTGACCCCGCCGCCCGCGAAAGGCCCGCTCATCCCCCGCGCCATCGCGCTGCACGCCGCCTACCGGGCGCTGAACAGCCGGATCACCGCGCTGCGCCGGCTGCCGCCGGGCGGGCTGCCGCGTGCCGCCGCGCAGGCGGCGCTCGACGATCTCAGTTCAGGTCTTCCAGCAGCCGGCCATGTTTGCGCGTCTCGTCCAGCACCGCGCCGAAACGGGTCATCCCGCGCGCCTCCAGCATCGGCAGCATCCTGA
- a CDS encoding universal stress protein: MFKTILLAVDMNDLPESGHVAEAAVRMAQCEGATLHVINVIPGSGMAMVGSYLGPDQANVIKAEAAEKLTAWAAEAIPAEVLGELHVMQGTIYHEIIKMAQKVGADAIVVGANRPALKDYLVGPNAARVVRHAPQSVLVIR, translated from the coding sequence ATGTTCAAGACGATCCTTTTGGCAGTCGATATGAACGACCTGCCGGAATCGGGCCATGTGGCCGAGGCGGCGGTGCGCATGGCGCAATGCGAGGGCGCAACGCTGCATGTGATCAATGTCATCCCCGGCTCGGGGATGGCCATGGTGGGCTCCTATCTGGGACCGGACCAGGCCAATGTGATCAAGGCCGAAGCGGCTGAAAAGCTCACCGCCTGGGCGGCGGAGGCGATCCCGGCGGAGGTGCTGGGCGAGCTGCATGTGATGCAGGGCACGATCTATCACGAGATCATCAAGATGGCGCAGAAAGTCGGTGCCGATGCCATCGTCGTCGGCGCCAACCGCCCGGCGTTGAAGGATTACCTCGTCGGCCCCAACGCCGCCCGCGTGGTGCGCCACGCGCCGCAATCGGTGCTGGTGATCCGCTGA
- a CDS encoding TAXI family TRAP transporter solute-binding subunit gives MKKSIFGAILSGALVTTGAATAQEQQFISIGTGGVTGVYYPTGGAICRLVNKSRKEHGIRCAVESTGGSVYNINTIKAGELEFGVAQSDWQYHAYNGTSQFSDNPFPELRAVFSVHPEPFTLLARADSGVEKFEDIAGKRVNVGNPGSGQRATMEVVMDAFGIGMDDLALATEYKGAEMAQQLCDGNIDAMIYTVGHPAAAIQEATTTCDVQLIDVVGEPIDTLVADNPYYRVATIPGGMYAGNDEDTTTFGVGATFVTSSEVPEEVVYVVAKAVMENIDDFRQLHPAFANLDPAEMVKDGLSAPLHPGADKAYKELGLIE, from the coding sequence ATGAAAAAATCCATCTTCGGCGCCATCCTGTCCGGCGCGCTCGTGACGACCGGCGCGGCCACCGCTCAGGAGCAACAGTTCATCTCCATCGGCACCGGCGGCGTGACCGGCGTCTACTACCCGACCGGCGGCGCGATCTGCCGTCTGGTGAACAAGAGCCGCAAGGAACACGGCATCCGCTGCGCCGTGGAATCGACCGGCGGCTCGGTCTACAACATCAACACCATCAAGGCCGGCGAGCTGGAATTCGGCGTCGCCCAGTCCGACTGGCAGTACCACGCCTATAACGGCACCTCGCAATTCTCCGACAATCCCTTCCCCGAGCTGCGCGCGGTGTTCTCGGTGCATCCCGAGCCCTTCACCCTGCTCGCCCGCGCCGATTCCGGCGTCGAGAAATTCGAGGACATCGCCGGCAAGCGCGTGAACGTGGGCAACCCGGGCTCCGGCCAGCGCGCCACGATGGAAGTGGTGATGGACGCCTTCGGCATCGGCATGGACGATCTGGCGCTGGCAACCGAGTACAAGGGCGCCGAGATGGCGCAGCAGCTCTGCGACGGCAATATCGACGCGATGATCTACACCGTCGGTCACCCCGCCGCCGCCATTCAGGAGGCCACCACCACCTGTGACGTACAACTCATCGATGTGGTGGGCGAGCCGATCGACACGCTGGTCGCCGACAACCCCTATTACCGTGTCGCTACCATCCCCGGCGGCATGTATGCGGGCAATGACGAGGACACCACAACCTTTGGTGTGGGCGCGACCTTTGTGACCTCCTCCGAGGTGCCCGAAGAGGTGGTCTATGTGGTCGCCAAGGCGGTGATGGAGAACATCGACGATTTCCGCCAGCTGCACCCGGCCTTCGCCAATCTCGACCCGGCGGAAATGGTCAAGGACGGCCTCTCCGCGCCGCTGCATCCGGGCGCCGACAAGGCCTATAAAGAGCTGGGCCTGATCGAATAA
- a CDS encoding TRAP transporter permease, translating to MVDQPSTERTADDMVAEADTGARNPTNWQGTLILGTCIVWSLFQLYIASRIPGMIAQATGMSIFANIVAQARFVHLAFALALATMAFPLTKTAARDRIPAYDWALLILGVSACLYLVVFRFDIASRPGLWSTTDITMSAIGMICLMIAVYRSLGLPLVIIGCAFIAFAFFGGYSEWARNITNYGGASLSKALGHYWMQTEGVFGVALGVSTSMIFLFVLFGALLDRAGGGNWFIQVAIALLGALRGGPAKASVLSSMMTGMISGSSIANTVTTGTFTIPLMKRIGFPAEKAGAVEVASSTNGQLTPPVMGAAAFLMVEYVNIPYIDVVKHAFLPAVISYIALLYIVHLESLKMGLKGLEKPGRRIGVLMILILFLSGFIALGILTFLMIGLRALLDPIMGGSIYVAVALVGVLYLVLLKISAGFPEIKEDTDPNAPPTAPRLTPTLIGGLYFAIPIFILVWNLMVRTDTLDRLSPALSAFWATIFMIFIALTHRPLKAMFRRHDVGAEARAGWGDFVQGLILGARNMIGIGVATGAAGVIVGTISLTGAHQVIGQVIEVISGGNLMVLLLLVAVLSLILGMGLPTTANYIVVSSLMAPVIISVGAQVGLVVPLIAVHMFVFYFGILADDTPPVGLAAYAAAAISRGDPIKTGLQGFGYDIRTALLPFLFIFNTDLLLIDVDFFHAVFIFFVALLAMLLFAAATQGYFIAKSKLWESVVLLFIAFMLFRPGFFLDMVEDPYVTASGNTALELMAEEPDGVDLRLMIEGPDFDTGKVRPTTVVIPAVAGDADAALSAQGLTVLEEDGRLLLEEPFPGTPLFDQLGTEYDYYGDSPVVISAVQVESERFAKEWFFIPALLLLAGVVMIQRPRAKQPAF from the coding sequence ATGGTGGATCAGCCGTCAACGGAACGTACTGCCGACGATATGGTGGCCGAGGCCGATACCGGCGCGCGCAACCCGACGAACTGGCAGGGCACGCTTATCCTCGGCACCTGTATCGTCTGGTCGCTGTTTCAGCTCTACATCGCTTCGCGCATCCCCGGGATGATCGCCCAGGCGACGGGGATGAGCATCTTTGCCAATATCGTCGCGCAGGCGCGCTTCGTGCATCTCGCATTCGCGCTGGCGCTCGCGACCATGGCGTTTCCGCTGACCAAGACCGCCGCGCGCGACCGCATCCCCGCCTATGACTGGGCGCTGTTGATCCTCGGCGTTTCGGCCTGTCTCTACCTCGTGGTCTTCCGCTTCGATATCGCCAGCCGCCCCGGCCTCTGGAGCACCACCGACATCACCATGTCGGCCATCGGCATGATCTGTCTGATGATTGCCGTCTATCGCTCGCTCGGCCTGCCGCTGGTGATCATCGGCTGCGCCTTCATCGCCTTTGCCTTCTTCGGAGGCTATTCCGAATGGGCACGCAATATCACCAATTACGGCGGCGCCTCGCTGTCGAAGGCCTTGGGCCATTACTGGATGCAGACCGAAGGCGTGTTCGGCGTGGCGCTCGGTGTCTCGACCTCGATGATCTTCCTCTTCGTGCTGTTCGGCGCCCTGCTCGACCGCGCCGGCGGCGGCAACTGGTTCATTCAGGTCGCCATCGCGCTTCTGGGCGCGCTGCGCGGCGGGCCGGCCAAGGCCTCGGTGCTGAGCTCGATGATGACCGGGATGATCTCCGGCTCCTCCATCGCCAACACCGTGACCACCGGCACCTTCACCATTCCGCTGATGAAGCGCATCGGCTTTCCGGCGGAAAAGGCCGGCGCCGTCGAGGTCGCAAGCTCGACCAACGGCCAGCTCACCCCGCCGGTGATGGGGGCCGCGGCCTTCCTGATGGTGGAATATGTCAACATTCCCTATATCGACGTGGTCAAACACGCTTTCCTGCCGGCGGTGATCTCCTACATCGCTCTGCTCTACATCGTGCATCTGGAAAGCCTGAAGATGGGGCTCAAGGGGCTGGAGAAGCCCGGCCGCCGCATCGGCGTGCTGATGATCCTGATCCTGTTCCTGTCGGGCTTCATCGCGCTCGGCATCCTGACCTTCCTGATGATCGGGCTGCGCGCGCTGCTCGACCCGATCATGGGCGGCTCGATCTATGTCGCCGTGGCGCTGGTGGGCGTGCTCTACCTGGTGCTGCTGAAGATCTCGGCGGGCTTTCCCGAGATCAAGGAAGACACCGATCCCAATGCGCCCCCTACCGCGCCGCGCCTGACGCCGACGCTGATCGGCGGGCTCTACTTTGCGATTCCGATCTTTATTCTGGTCTGGAACCTGATGGTGCGGACCGATACGCTCGACCGGCTGTCGCCGGCGCTCTCGGCGTTCTGGGCGACGATCTTCATGATCTTCATCGCCCTCACCCATCGCCCGCTCAAGGCGATGTTCCGCCGCCATGACGTGGGCGCCGAGGCGCGCGCGGGCTGGGGCGATTTCGTGCAGGGGCTCATCCTCGGGGCGCGCAATATGATCGGTATCGGCGTCGCCACCGGCGCCGCCGGCGTCATCGTCGGCACCATCAGCCTCACCGGCGCACATCAGGTCATCGGCCAGGTGATCGAGGTGATCTCGGGCGGCAACCTCATGGTGCTGCTGCTGCTGGTTGCGGTGCTGTCGCTGATCCTCGGCATGGGGCTGCCCACCACGGCAAACTATATCGTCGTCTCCAGCCTCATGGCGCCGGTGATTATCAGCGTCGGTGCGCAGGTGGGCCTCGTGGTGCCGCTGATCGCCGTGCATATGTTCGTCTTCTATTTCGGCATCCTCGCCGACGACACGCCCCCGGTGGGGCTTGCCGCCTACGCGGCGGCGGCGATCTCGCGCGGGGATCCGATCAAGACCGGCCTTCAGGGCTTCGGCTACGACATCCGCACGGCGCTTTTGCCGTTCCTGTTCATCTTCAACACAGACCTGCTGCTGATCGACGTGGATTTCTTTCACGCGGTGTTCATCTTCTTCGTGGCCCTGCTTGCGATGCTGCTCTTCGCCGCCGCGACGCAAGGCTACTTCATCGCCAAGTCGAAGCTCTGGGAAAGCGTCGTGCTGCTCTTCATCGCCTTCATGCTGTTCCGCCCGGGCTTCTTCCTCGACATGGTGGAGGATCCCTATGTCACCGCCTCCGGCAACACGGCGCTTGAGCTGATGGCCGAGGAGCCCGACGGGGTCGATCTGCGGCTGATGATCGAGGGGCCCGATTTCGACACCGGCAAGGTGCGGCCCACCACGGTGGTGATCCCTGCCGTGGCCGGCGATGCCGATGCGGCGCTGTCGGCACAGGGGCTGACTGTGCTGGAAGAGGACGGCCGGCTGCTGCTGGAAGAACCCTTCCCCGGCACACCGCTCTTCGACCAGCTCGGCACCGAGTACGACTATTACGGCGACAGCCCGGTGGTGATCTCGGCGGTGCAGGTCGAAAGCGAGCGCTTCGCCAAGGAGTGGTTCTTCATCCCGGCGCTGCTGCTGTTGGCGGGGGTCGTGATGATCCAGCGCCCGCGCGCGAAACAACCGGCCTTCTGA
- a CDS encoding aspartate aminotransferase family protein has protein sequence MSHIFPRHTKALPPVVARADGAYLYDTDGKAYLDGSGGAAVSCLGHGDSKVIGAMKAQLDQVAFAHTGFFTSEPAERLADRLVSLAPEGLDRVYVVAGGSEAMESALKLARQYYLEKGEPQRVNIIARRQSYHGNTLGALATGGNIWRREPFAPLLIDVHHVAPCYAYRGMAPGETEEQYGKRLAAEIEAEVQALGPETVMAFVAEPVVGATAGAVPAVPGYFKRIREICDRYGILLILDEVMCGMGRTGTLFACEQDGVAPDICAVAKGLGAGYAPIGAMLCSAEIYAAIETGSGFFQHGHTYLGHPTSCAGACAVLERLVDDQVLGRVAPMGALLRGALEERFGQRPYLGDIRGRGLFLGLELVAHRESKAPFDPGQGVAGKLKKAAFAEGLICYPMSGTIDGQRGDHVLLAPPFILTEDQVGELVDKLDRALTAVLG, from the coding sequence ATGTCGCATATTTTTCCGCGTCACACCAAAGCCTTGCCGCCGGTCGTGGCGCGTGCGGACGGGGCCTATCTCTACGACACCGACGGAAAGGCCTATCTCGACGGTTCCGGCGGCGCGGCGGTCTCCTGTCTGGGGCATGGCGATTCCAAGGTGATCGGCGCAATGAAGGCGCAGCTCGATCAGGTGGCCTTTGCCCATACCGGCTTTTTCACCTCCGAGCCCGCCGAGCGGCTGGCCGACCGGCTGGTCTCGCTCGCGCCCGAGGGGCTCGACCGGGTCTATGTGGTGGCCGGCGGGTCCGAGGCGATGGAATCGGCGCTGAAACTGGCGCGGCAGTATTATCTGGAGAAGGGCGAGCCGCAGCGGGTCAACATCATCGCGCGGCGTCAGAGCTATCACGGCAATACGCTGGGGGCGCTGGCCACGGGCGGCAATATCTGGCGCCGCGAGCCTTTTGCGCCGCTGCTGATCGACGTGCACCACGTCGCACCCTGCTATGCCTATCGCGGCATGGCGCCGGGCGAGACCGAGGAGCAATACGGCAAACGGCTGGCGGCGGAGATCGAGGCGGAAGTGCAGGCGCTCGGCCCCGAGACGGTCATGGCCTTTGTCGCAGAGCCGGTGGTCGGCGCCACGGCGGGGGCGGTGCCGGCGGTGCCGGGCTATTTCAAACGGATCCGCGAGATCTGCGACCGCTACGGCATCCTGTTGATTCTCGACGAAGTGATGTGCGGCATGGGCCGCACCGGCACGCTCTTTGCCTGCGAGCAGGACGGGGTGGCGCCGGATATCTGTGCCGTGGCCAAGGGGCTGGGGGCGGGCTATGCGCCCATCGGGGCGATGCTGTGCTCGGCGGAGATCTATGCGGCCATCGAAACCGGGTCGGGGTTCTTCCAGCACGGTCACACCTATCTCGGCCATCCGACCTCCTGCGCCGGTGCCTGCGCGGTGCTTGAGCGGCTGGTGGACGATCAGGTGCTGGGCCGGGTGGCGCCGATGGGCGCGCTGCTGCGCGGCGCGCTGGAGGAGCGGTTCGGCCAGCGGCCCTATCTGGGCGATATCCGCGGGCGCGGGCTGTTCCTCGGGCTGGAGCTGGTGGCGCATCGCGAGAGCAAGGCGCCCTTTGATCCGGGCCAGGGCGTGGCGGGAAAGCTCAAGAAAGCGGCCTTTGCCGAGGGGCTGATCTGCTATCCGATGAGCGGCACCATCGACGGGCAGAGAGGCGATCATGTGCTGCTGGCGCCGCCCTTCATCCTGACCGAGGATCAGGTGGGCGAACTCGTAGACAAGCTCGACCGCGCGCTCACGGCCGTGCTGGGCTGA